A window of the Tachyglossus aculeatus isolate mTacAcu1 chromosome 2, mTacAcu1.pri, whole genome shotgun sequence genome harbors these coding sequences:
- the LOC119941684 gene encoding extensin-like, which produces MRCFSSIAQKSTKSKWVCGRESREAFHEPRSHDLFSPQQGPCGSLKEPVALDGFATPPEAALVQATPHAGHAPRGRAPHRPRPQRPRPLELALRAGHAPRGHAPCRPRPLPRPPTRRYVQTTPIEATPPRDHAPCRPRPLQATPPDAAPPTPLTRGPAHIRPLPRSHAHFRLVTPSLAATPTSPLATPLPRDPAHAGPLPTSPHPRGPTHFSLTTPLPRGPAHSRLPQAPRDPHPLSVGHAPLASPPTPCRAMPLVATPSSCEPRPRCPAHFQLPRPPLAPPPNPGGPRLRGPAHFPLATPILAPPSYAPPRPSPVTRPLPPTTPPWGPRPLFVSHAPPTSGPALSSLSPAHVGPAHCPVATPLARVPRPLPAPALFSFSHAHVGPANCPVATPLALPPPASGPALFSLSPHPYGTAHCPVATPLARAPAHFRPRPCGPPTAPQLRPSLAPPPASRSAPPTWAPPTVPQPRPSLAPPAHFRPRPLLAQPRPCGPRPLSRSHAPLSRPAHFRPRPLLAQTRPLPVATPPRSHPPPTSASDAPRGPAHFPLAASLPSAPAHFH; this is translated from the exons ATGCGCTGTTTTTCCTCAATTGCTCAGAAAAG CACCAAAAGCAAG TGGGTTTGTGGGAGGGAATCGCGTGAAGCGTTCCACGAGCCAAGAAGCCACGACCTTTTCTCGCCCCAGCAGGGTCCCTGCGGGAGCCTCAAGGAGCCGGTTGCCTTGGACGGATTT gccacgcccccagagGCCGCGCTCGTGCAGGCCACGCCCcatgcaggccacgcccccagagGCCGCGCTCCGCATAGACCACGCCCTcagaggccacgccccctagaGCTCGCGCTccgcgcaggccacgcccccagagGCCACGCTCcgtgcaggccacgccccct ACCACGCCCCCCGACGCGGCGCTACGTACAGACCACGCCCATAGAGGCCACGCCTCCTAGAGACCATGCTCCGTGCAGACCACGCCCcctgcaggccacgcccccagacGCGGCGCCGC CCACGCCCCTCACTCGTGGCCCCGCCCACATACGGCCCCTCCCTCGTAGCCACGCCCACTTCCGGCTAGTCACGCCATCCCTCGCGGCCACGCCCACTTCCCCGTTAGCCACACCCCTCCCCCGTGACCCCGCCCACGCCGGCCCCCTCCCGACTAGCCCACACCCTCGTGGCCCCACCCACTTTTCGTTAACCACGCCCCTCCCGcgtggccccgcccactccagGCTACCTCAGGCCCCTCGTGACCCCCACCCACTTTCAGTTGGCCACGCCCCTCTCGCGTCCCCGCCCACTCCCTGCCGAGCCATGCCCCTAGTGGCCACGCCCTCATCGTGCGAGCCCCGCCCTCGATGCCCCGCCCACTTTCAGTTGCCACGCCCACCCCTCGCGCCCCCTCCCAATCCCGGCGGGCCGCGCCTTCGTGGCCCCGCCCACTTTCCGTTAGCCACgcccatcctggctccgcccagtTATGCCCCG CCACGCCCCTCCCCCGTGACCCGCCCACTTCCGCCGACCACGCCCCCTTGGGGCCCCCGCCCGCTATTCGTCAGTCACGCCCCGCCCACTTCCGGTCCCGCCCTCTCCTCGCTCAGCCCCGCCCATGTGGGCCCCGCCCACTGTCCCGTAGCCACGCCCCTCGCTCGCGTCCCCCGCCCACTTCCGGCCCCCGCCCTCTTCTCGTTCAGCCACGCCCATGTGGGCCCCGCCAACTGTCCCGTAGCCACGCCCCTCGCTCTGCCCCCGCCCGCTTCCGGCCCCGCCCTCTTCTCGCTCAGCCCCCACCCATATGGCACCGCCCACTGTCCCGTAGCCACGCCCCTCGCTCGCGCCCCCGCCCACTTTCGGCCCCGCCCATGTGGGCCCCCCACTGCCCCGCAGCTACGCCCCTCGCTCGCGCCCCCGCCCGCTTCTCGCTCAGCCCCGCCCACGTGGGCCCCGCCCACTGTTCCGCAGCCACGCCCCTCGCTCGCGCCCCCCGCCCACTTCCGGCCCCGCCCTCTCCTCGCTCAGCCCCGCCCGTGTGGGCCCCGCCCACTGTCCCGTAGCCACGCTCCTCTTTCGCGCCCCGCCCatttccggccccgcccccttctcgcTCAGACCCGCCCACTGCCCGTAGCCACGCCCCCCCGCTCGCACCCCCCGCCCACTTCCGCCAGCGACGCCCCTCGTGGCCCCGCCCACTTTCCGTTAGCGGCGTCCCTCCCTAGTGCCCCCGCCCACTTCCACTAG